The following proteins come from a genomic window of Trifolium pratense cultivar HEN17-A07 linkage group LG4, ARS_RC_1.1, whole genome shotgun sequence:
- the LOC123882334 gene encoding transmembrane protein 256 homolog: MNPLIWHKVAGISGVAALGLGTYGAHFFKPQNPTYKDVWQTASLYHLVHTAALVSAPITKYPNVFGGLLTAGIVAFSGTCYTVAYLEDRKYSTLAPFGGFAFIAAWGSLFI; encoded by the exons atgaATCCTCTAATTTGGCACAAAGTCGCTGGAATTTCAG GTGTAGCAGCACTTGGATTAGGCACATATGGCGCACACTTTTTCAAGCCTCAAAACCCTACTTACAAAGAT GTTTGGCAAACTGCATCGCTTTACCATTTGGTTCACACTGCTGCGTTAGTTTCAGCTCCAATTACGAAATATCCTAATGTT TTTGGAGGTCTTTTAACAGCTGGAATCGTGGCTTTCTCTGGGAC GTGTTATACGGTTGCATATCTTGAAGACAGAAAGTATTCAACCTTGGCTCCATTTGGCGGCTTTGCTTTTATAGCAGCATGGGGTAGCTTGTTTATCTGA
- the LOC123921277 gene encoding uncharacterized protein LOC123921277, with protein MEYLYGVASAVSRDLVCGVIGQLRYPCCFNKFVQDLAKEEGNLAATRDGVQDRVTQAKKQTRKTAEVVDRWLKDANHVMDDVDQLLQMAKTENNSCLGHCPNLIWRYRVGRKLANKKRDLKLRIEEGRQYIQIERPASLSAGYFSSEKCWEFDSRKPAYEELMRALEDDDVTMIGLYGMGGCGKTMLTMEVGKRCGHLFDQVVFVPISSTVDLERIQEKIAGSLEFEFQEKDEMDRSQRLCMRFRQEDRVLVILDDVWQMLDFDAIGIPSSEHHKGCKVLISSRSEAVCTLMDCQKKIHLSTLTNDETWDLFQKQALISECTSITVQSLARQISNECKGLLVAIVAVASSLKGKAEVEWKVALNRLRSSKPVNIEKGLQNPYTCLQLSYDNLDTEEAKSLFLLCSVFPEDCEIPVEFLTRSAIGLGIVGEVHSYEGARDEVSVAKNKLISSCLLLDVDEGKCVKMHDLVRNVAHWIAQNEIKCASEKDVMTLEHTSLRYLWCEKFPNNLYCSSLDFLHIHTLTQVSDETFKGMGMLRVLFLYNKGRERMPLLTTSLKSLTNLRCLLLSKWDLVDISFVGDMKKLESLTLCYCSFLELPDVVTELTNLRLLDLSECDMKMNPFEVIGRHRQLEELYFTDCRSKWEVEFLKEFSAPQVLQRYQIQLGSMFFGFQEAFLNHHRTLFLSYLDVYNAATAIKDLAEKAEVLCIAGIEGGAKSIMPDIFRSMNHLTELWIRDSKGIECLVDTCLIEVGTLFFCKLHWLRIEHMEHLGALYNGRMPLGGHFENLEDLYISHCPKLTCLFTLAVAQNLAQLEKLQVLSCHALKHILIDDDDDIEEIIVYDHRPLFPKLKRLHVRECSELEYIIPITLAHGLVLLECLEIVCNQKLRYIFGQSTHKAAQNQNQVKIELSALEELTLVMLPNINSICPEDCYLMWPSLLSFNLRNCAEFFMVSINTCMALHNNPMINEASHQTLQNIREVRVNNCESEGIFQLVGLPIDGEKDPLMSCLEMLYLENLPQLRYVCKSNVESTNIQFQNLQQMEICGCRRLKFIFSSCMAGGLPQLKALKVEKCNQLDQIVEDISTAIPLGSFGLPSLVRLTLISCPMLGSLFTASTAKTLTSLEELTIEDCHGLKQLVTYGRTLQNRRGEIVQDDHHDFQSYVSMFQSLKRISIMRCHLLKYILPVSFGRGLVKLEAIEITDTPELRYVFGHSSHQYPNKFKIELPALEKVALYCIPNLIAICPENYHATCSSLQLLVMNDVGLSMNNWMVDSGAAHSDLSSTKTDEGETSMPIEKKLTSVIIENGSEMEGIFQMKGSPSENGQQVMSWLEDLKLNNLPKLMYIWMGSIQHCVSLQHLYKIHICNCPTLKSIFSISVLRVLPLLKILVLEQCEELEQIIEDDDEENENVPNPQVWFSQLKFLLVTQCNKLKHLFSFHTSHEFPELEYLTLNQNSSLVQVFKVVSGVREGTMEILLPKLKHVMLMQLPNLNNICQGIEFQTLTNLLVHNCPKFLLTSTTTNEDMLQTCDSDKEIGFYLRPHLHDISCTTTNDHEFLTSKIKNKGIHDLQSQEQKLSLIPLPNLTEEFVKGQSIDEPYLTRQQKPLGESRVTEEETASKNADIVALSIHSESDSSHSSPLATSQSRSHPHYEISFSQTETYTNKENKDRPVYIGDSEDNDLKPVKEDDESQIATPCVSEATAVCHSTEYNFVEKALSDLEESLRIPLRDIASSEANSLRLLTTLNFLSHLSLKDVALSDGLQAVIDTMHTEFPTILRSFKQAFSITDKFAMTDAHHDEVAITLASKISNAESFLNEAQQREAALKEQIIQLEKEVKCLQEENEKCIQETIGYKMELENVVKDKYEILEDQMKARQQIFEVDYKWSALLSQFQYNHIVARNPS; from the exons ATGGAATACCTTTATGGAGTTGCGTCTGCTGTTTCAAGAGATTTGGTGTGTGGTGTAATAGGTCAATTACGTTATCCCTGCTGCTTCAACAAATTTGTTCAAGACCTCGCAAAAGAAGAAGGTAATTTGGCTGCAACAAGAGATGGTGTCCAAGACCGCGTTACACAAGCCAAGAAGCAAACTAGGAAGACTGCTGAGGTTGTTGATAGGTGGTTGAAGGATGCTAACCATGTCATGGACGATGTTGATCAGTTACTACAAATggcaaaaacagaaaataactCATGTCTCGGGCACTGTCCAAATTTGATTTGGCGATACCGTGTAGGCAGGAAGTtagcaaataaaaaaagagaccTTAAACTGCGCATTGAAGAAGGTAGACAATATATACAGATTGAACGCCCTGCTTCACTTTCAGCAGGCTATTTTTCTTCTGAAAAATGTTGGGAGTTTGATAGTAGAAAACCTGCTTATGAGGAACTTATGCGTGCTTTGGAAGATGATGATGTTACTATGATTGGATTGTATGGGATGGGGGGTTGTGGTAAAACAATGCTTACAATGGAAGTAGGCAAGAGATGTGGTCATCTTTTTGATCAAGTGGTTTTTGTGCCTATATCTAGTACTGTAGACTTGGAAAGGATCCAGGAAAAAATTGCAGGCTCTCTtgaatttgaattccaagaaaaaGACGAAATGGACAGATCACAACGCTTATGCATGAGGTTCAGACAAGAAGATAGGGTTCTTGTGATTCTGGATGATGTGTGGCAGATGCTAGATTTTGATGCCATAGGGATTCCTTCTAGTGAACATCATAAAGGTTGCAAGGTTCTCATTAGCAGTAGATCTGAAGCAGTTTGTACTTTGATGGATTGCCAGAAAAAAATTCATCTATCAACACTAACCAATGATGAAACGTGGGATCTTTTCCAAAAGCAAGCACTAATATCTGAATGCACTTCGATTACTGTACAGAGTTTGGCAAGACAAATTTCAAATGAATGTAAAGGCTTGCTCGTCGCCATTGTAGCAGTGGCTAGCAGCTTGAAAGGTAAGGCTGAGGTGGAATGGAAGGTTGCATTGAATAGATTGAGAAGTTCGAAACCTGTTAATATCGAAAAAGGTTTGCAAAACCCGTACACATGCTTGCAGTTAAGCTATGATAATCTGGACACTGAAGAGGCCAAGTCACTATTCTTGTTGTGTTCCGTGTTTCCTGAAGATTGTGAAATTCCTGTGGAGTTTTTAACTAGGTCTGCAATAGGGCTAGGCATAGTTGGAGAAGTTCACTCATATGAAGGGGCAAGGGATGAAGTGAGTGTGGCTAAAAATAAGCTCATAAGTTCTTGTTTGTTGCTAGATGTTGATGAAGGAAAATGTGTCAAAATGCATGACTTAGTTCGCAATGTAGCTCATTGGATTGCGCAGAATGAGATTAAATGTGCCTCGGAGAAGGATGTTATGACTTTGGAACATACTTCACTAAGATATCTATGGTGTGAGAAATTTCCAAATAATTTGTATTGTTCCAGTCTTGACTTTCTACACATTCACACACTTACACAAGTATCAGATGAAACTTTCAAAGGAATGGGAATGCTCAGAGTTTTGTTTCTTTACAACAAGGGTCGGGAGAGAATGCCATTGTTGACTACATCGTTAAAATCGTTGACGAATCTTCGTTGCTTACTCCTGAGTAAATGGGATTTAGTTGATATCTCGTTTGTGGGAGATATGAAGAAACTTGAAAGTCTTACATTGTGTTATTGTTCATTCCTTGAATTACCTGATGTTGTTACAGAATTGACTAACTTGAGATTGTTGGATTTGTCAGAATGTGACATGAAAATGAATCCGTTCGAAGTGATTGGGAGACACAGACAGCTGGAAGAATTGTACTTTACTGACTGTAGATCAAAATGGGAAGTTGAATTCTTAAAAGAGTTTAGTGCCCCCCAAGTATTACAGAGGTATCAAATACAATTAGGAAGCATGTTTTTCGGTTTCCAAGAAGCGTTTCTCAATCATCACAGAACTTTGTTTCTCAGTTATTTGGATGTATATAATGCCGCGACCGCGATCAAGGATTTGGCTGAAAAGGCAGAGGTCTTGTGTATAGCCGGTATTGAGGGAGGTGCTAAAAGTATCATGCCTGACATATTTCGAAGTATGAACCATTTAACTGAGCTTTGGATACGCGATTCTAAGGGGATAGAGTGTTTGGTTGACACTTGTCTGATCGAGGTAGGAACTCTCTTCTTCTGCAAGTTGCATTGGTTGAGAATTGAGCACATGGAGCATCTGGGAGCTTTATACAATGGTCGAATGCCTCTAGGTGGCCATTTTGAGAATTTAGAAGACCTATATATAAGCCATTGTCCAAAGCTAACATGTCTCTTCACACTTGCAGTTGCTCAAAATCTGGCACAACTTGAGAAATTACAAGTATTATCTTGCCATGCACTGAAGCATATACTAATTGATGACGATGATGATATAGAGGAGATAATTGTATATGATCACAGACCGTTGTTTCCAAAATTAAAAAGGCTTCATGTTAGAGAGTGTAGTGAGCTGGAATACATAATCCCAATCACGTTAGCTCATGGTCTTGTACTTTTGGAGTGTTTGGAAATCGTATGTAATCAGAAGTTGAGATATATATTTGGCCAAAGCACACACAAAGCTGCTCAGAATCAGAATCAAGTCAAGATCGAGCTGTCGGCCCTGGAAGAGCTTACTCTTGTTATGTTGCCAAATATCAATAGCATTTGTCCCGAAGATTGTTATCTAATGTGGCCATCCCTGCTCAGTTTCAATTTGCGAAATTGTGCAGAGTTTTTCATGGTGTCTATCAATACTTGCATGGCTTTACACAACAATCCGATGATCAATGAAGCCTCGCATCAAACTCTGCAAAATATAAGAGAAGTTCGAGTCAATAACTGTGAGTCAGAAGGCATCTTTCAGCTAGTAGGACTACCCATTGATGGAGAAAAAGATCCACTAATGTCATGTTTGGAAATGTTGTATTTGGAAAATCTACCTCAGCTCAGGTATGTATGTAAGAGTAATGTAGAATCAACAAACATCCAATTCCAAAATCTTCAACAAATGGAGATATGTGGATGTCGAAGATTAAAGTTTATCTTCTCATCCTGTATGGCAGGAGGGCTACCTCAACTGAAAGCGCTAAAGGTAGAAAAGTGCAACCAGCTAGATCAAATCGTTGAGGATATTAGCACTGCAATTCCTTTAG GATCATTTGGCCTTCCCAGCCTTGTAAGGTTAACACTAATATCATGTCCGATGCTGGGTTCACTGTTTACAGCATCCACTGCTAAAACCTTGACTTCATTGGAAGAATTGACAATAGAAGATTGTCATGGTTTAAAACAATTAGTAACTTATGGAAGAACTCTGCAAAATAGAAGGGGAGAAATAGTTCAGGATGATCATCATGACTTTCAGAGTTATGTGTCAATGTTTCAAAGTTTGAAAAGGATTAGTATTATGAGATGTCATTTGCTCAAGTATATATTACCTGTTTCATTTGGAAGAGGACTGGTGAAATTGGAAGCTATAGAAATCACAGATACTCCCGAGTTGAGATATGTATTTGGTCATTCTTCCCATCAATATCCAAACAAGTTCAAAATTGAGCTTCCTGCTTTGGAAAAAGTAGCACTCTACTGTATACCAAATCTGATCGCCATTTGTCCAGAAAACTACCATGCAACATGCTCATCTTTGCAACTTCTTGTCATGAATGATGTTGGTCTATCAATGAATAATTGGATGGTTGATTCTGGAGCCGCACACTCAGATCTTAGTTCTACTAAAACA GATGAAGGAGAAACAAGTATGCCTATTGAGAAGAAGTTAACGTCTGTTATTATTGAGAACGGATCCGAAATGGAAGGCATTTTTCAAATGAAGGGATCCCCAAGTGAGAATGGACAACAAGTAATGTCTTGGTTAGAAGACCTTAAATTGAACAATTTGCCAAAGCTAATGTACATATGGATGGGTTCCATACAACATTGTGTGAGCCTTCAACATCTTTACAAAATACATATTTGCAATTGTCCAACACTAAAATCTATCTTCTCCATCTCTGTCTTGAGAGTCCTGCCTCTGTTGAAGATCCTAGTGCTAGAACAATGTGAAGAATTGGAGCAAATCATTGAAGATGATgacgaagaaaatgaaaatgtcCCGAATCCTCAAGTGTGGTTCTCGCAGCTAAAGTTTCTTCTTGTCACCCAATGCAACAAATTGAAGCATTTGTTTTCTTTCCACACATCCCATGAATTTCCAGAATTGGAATATCTGACCCTCAATCAAAATTCTAGTCTAGTTCAAGTGTTTAAAGTAGTTTCTGGTGTGCGAGAAGGGACAATGGAAATTTTGCTTCCAAAACTGAAACATGTAATGCTAATGCAACTGCCAAACCTCAATAATATATGTCAAGGGATTGAGTTTCAGACTCTCACCAATCTTTTGGTGCACAATTGCCCAAAATTCTTACTAACTTCAACGACTACTAACGAGGACATGCTACAAACCTGTGATAGTG ACAAGGAAATTGGTTTCTATCTCCGTCCACACTTACATGACATAAGTTGTACAACAACAAATGACCACGAGTTCCTTACATCAAAGATCAAAAACAAAGGGATACATGATTTACAATCACAGGAGCAGAAACTGTCACTCATTCCTTTACCAAACTTGACAGAG GAGTTTGTTAAAGGACAATCAATTGATGAACCTTATTTGACGAGACAACAAAAGCCACTTGGAGAATCT AGGGTTACTGAAGAGGAAACAGCATCAAAGAATGCGGATATAGTAGCTTTGTCAATTCATTCTGAATCTGATAGCTCACATTCAAGTCCATTAGCTACCTCTCAAAGTAGGTCACATCCACAT TATGAAATCAGCTTCAGCCAAACCGAGACTTACactaataaagaaaacaaagacCGTCCTGTATATATAGGTGACTCGGAGGACAATGATCTCAAACCTGTcaaagaagatgatgaaagTCAAATAGCCACACCTTGTGTTTCTGAAGCAACTGCAGTGTGTCATTCAACCGAATATAACTTCGTTGAAAAGGCTCTTTCTGACCTGGAAGAGTCTTTGAGGATACCTCTAAGGGACATAGCTAGCTCAGAGGCAAACAGCCTTCGCCTTCTAACGACTCTTAACTTCTTGTCCCACCTTTCTTTAAAAGATGTAGCTCTATCAGATGGACTCCAAGCTGTAATCGACACTATGCACACAGAATTCCCAACCATCCTACGCTCCTTCAAGCAAGCCTTTTCTATCACAGACAAATTTGCTATGACTGATGCTCATCATGACGAGGTAGCCATTACTCTTGCTTCCAAAATTTCCAACGCGGAAAGTTTTTTGAATGAAGCTCAACAGAGGGAAGCAGCTTTAAAGGAACAGATCATTCAATTGGAGAAAGAAGTAAAATGTCTTCAAGAGGAAAATGAAAAATGCATTCAAGAAACTATAGGCTACAAAATGGAGTTGGAGAATGTGGTCAAAGACAAGTATGAAATTTTGGAAGATCAAATGAAAGCTCGGCAACAAATATTTGAGGTCGATTATAAATGGTCTGCTTTACTTAGTCAGTTTCAGTACAACCACATTGTTGCAAGAAATCCTTCTTGA
- the LOC123923466 gene encoding vacuolar protein sorting-associated protein 29, whose protein sequence is MVLVLALGDMHIPHRAPDIPAKFKSMLVPGKIQHIICTGNLCIKEVHDYLKTLCPDLHITRGEYDEDSRYPETKTLTIGQFKLGLCHGHQVIPWGDLDSLAMLQRQLDVDILVTGHTHQFTAYKHEGGVVINPGSATGAYSSITYDVNPSFVLMDIDALRVVVYVYELIDGEVKVDKIDFKKTSTSVPAL, encoded by the exons ATGGTGCTGGTTTTGGCCCTGGGGGATATGCACATACCCCACAGGGCGCCTGATATTCCTGCAAAGTTCAAATCCATGCTTGTCCCTGGAAAGATCCAGCACATCATTTGTACTGGAAATCTATGTATTAAA GAAGTCCATGACTACTTAAAGACTCTTTGTCCCGACTTGCATATAACTCGTGGTGAGTATGATGAAGATTCAAGATATCCAGAGACCAAGACACTAACCATTGGCCAATTTAAGTTGGGACTGTGCCATGGTCATCAG GTTATTCCATGGGGAGACCTAGACTCACTAGCGATGTTACAGAGACAGCTTGATGTAGACATCCTTGTCACAGGTCACACCCACCAGTTTACCGCTTACAAACATGAGGGCGGCGTGGTTATAAATCCAGGTTCTGCAACTGGTGCCTACAGCAGCATCACCTATGATGTGAACCCAAGTTTTGTGCTTATGGATATCGATGCTCTGCGTGTCGTGGTCTATGTATATGAACTCATCGATGGAGAAGTTAAGGTTGACAAGATTGATTTTAAGAAAACATCCACAAGTGTCCCTGCTCTTTAA